The Oryctolagus cuniculus chromosome 5, mOryCun1.1, whole genome shotgun sequence genome includes a region encoding these proteins:
- the LOC100343405 gene encoding large ribosomal subunit protein eL43-like, with protein MAKCTKKVTIIGKQRTSHGTSLWKMVKIIEISQHAKYTYSFCGKTKMTRQVMGIWQCGSCMKTVTGGAYIYNTTSTITMKSAIRRLKELRDQHLRHH; from the coding sequence ATGGCTAAATGCACCAAGAAGGTTACAATCATTGGTAAACAGAGGACCAGCCATGGCACCTCCCTCTGGAAAATGGTGAAGATAATTGAAATCAGCCAACATGCCAAGTATACTTACTCCTTCTGTGGCAAAACCAAGATGACAAGACAAGTTATGGGGATCTGGCAATGTGGTTCCTGCATGAAAACAGTAACTGGTGGGGCCTACATATACAACACTACTTCCACCATTACAATGAAGTCTGCAATCAGAAGACTGAAGGAATTGAGAGACCAGCATTTGAGACATCATTAG